From one Aeropyrum camini SY1 = JCM 12091 genomic stretch:
- a CDS encoding sodium:solute symporter family protein gives MAGQAVVVSLLVLLLYLALGSLITVYARRRMARGEGEFYLAGRRLTGFLSAMTYAATTYSSFMIVGLVGLAYFTGIGSLVFELSYLVATVVLLSIFSHRVWRMSRERGWVSPGEMLADLLGSPWVALAASLVFLVSLVPYASAQLKGIAETIVAIAGYSPDNTGAYIAAVGAALLILLAWSLVAGVRGVVLTDAFQGLWMLTAGTLLFLWLASRVFSGAGAGEVLTAMESAGLFRMWSSSLLIGFVTPWVFFAVTNPQVVQRLYMPKDEESLRRMILYFALFGLYYTLLVVAIGFLARAGVELGIVDIDPQGRDQVTPQLLSLAHPLLAALVFTSIVAASVSTADSIILALASSASRDIGLLVLRLGERERLRLGYGAAALFTVLMAAFAASRIGYIVQLSVLSSVMLLGLAPVTIAAWLGLKVNPAFAISSIAAGPLIVAANVLYQLAMGGGISLSPAKVVLGLPLSVWVLIVAIALTLAGLVVERSR, from the coding sequence CGTCAGCCTCCTAGTCCTCCTTCTCTACCTGGCTCTTGGCTCCTTGATAACTGTTTATGCTAGGAGGAGAATGGCTCGTGGGGAGGGGGAGTTCTACCTCGCGGGTAGGAGGCTAACTGGGTTTCTATCGGCTATGACCTATGCCGCCACTACTTACAGCAGCTTTATGATCGTCGGTCTCGTAGGCCTCGCTTATTTTACGGGTATTGGCAGTCTTGTTTTCGAGCTCTCCTATCTTGTGGCTACTGTTGTGCTGCTCTCAATATTCTCCCATAGGGTTTGGAGGATGTCTAGGGAAAGGGGCTGGGTTAGCCCTGGCGAGATGCTGGCCGACCTCTTGGGCAGCCCTTGGGTTGCTCTGGCTGCCAGCCTTGTTTTCCTGGTGTCCCTTGTACCCTATGCATCGGCCCAGCTGAAGGGTATTGCGGAGACCATAGTAGCTATAGCCGGGTATAGCCCAGACAACACTGGAGCTTATATAGCGGCGGTTGGGGCGGCCTTGTTGATCCTCCTAGCCTGGTCGCTGGTTGCGGGGGTTAGGGGCGTTGTTCTTACAGACGCTTTCCAGGGGTTGTGGATGCTCACAGCCGGTACCCTGCTGTTCCTATGGTTAGCCTCCAGGGTGTTCTCGGGGGCTGGGGCGGGCGAGGTCCTCACAGCCATGGAGTCTGCAGGGCTTTTTAGGATGTGGAGTTCGAGCCTGCTGATAGGCTTTGTGACTCCATGGGTCTTCTTCGCCGTAACCAACCCTCAGGTGGTCCAGAGACTCTATATGCCGAAGGACGAGGAGAGCCTCAGGAGGATGATACTCTACTTCGCCCTCTTCGGTCTCTACTATACTCTCCTGGTTGTGGCCATAGGTTTTCTCGCTAGAGCGGGGGTGGAGCTGGGGATAGTAGACATAGACCCCCAGGGCAGGGACCAGGTTACCCCCCAACTCTTATCCCTGGCGCACCCCCTGCTGGCGGCGCTGGTTTTCACCAGTATTGTGGCGGCTTCGGTCTCCACAGCAGACAGCATTATACTCGCCCTGGCGAGCAGCGCCTCGAGGGATATAGGGTTGCTAGTGCTCAGGCTAGGGGAGAGGGAGAGGCTGAGGCTCGGATACGGGGCGGCGGCTCTCTTCACCGTTTTGATGGCTGCTTTTGCAGCCTCCAGGATAGGCTATATAGTCCAGCTGTCTGTGTTAAGCAGTGTTATGCTGCTTGGACTGGCCCCCGTTACCATAGCAGCTTGGCTCGGGCTGAAGGTAAACCCGGCTTTTGCAATATCTTCCATAGCCGCGGGGCCCTTAATAGTTGCTGCCAACGTCCTCTACCAGCTGGCGATGGGAGGGGGGATCTCCCTGAGCCCTGCTAAGGTTGTGCTGGGGTTGCCTCTAAGCGTTTGGGTGTTGATCGTGGCTATAGCCCTAACTCTAGCCGGACTGGTTGTTGAAAGGAGTAGATAG
- a CDS encoding DUF1152 domain-containing protein: MKRIGDLEDLADAKVLVFGAGGGGDALGAIHLYRRLERIGARPILGSIVWERRVVDPTPGPIPVESIIGSQKIAEHAAIVRGWEYVERGGVRFIPQIVRASRVLGVEAVALGVDGGALGLANALETLEDFYGLDAIIALDSGGDALALGCEEDLWSPLADAVSLSSLKEVNIGVKLLAVHGYGVDGELPRSYVLKRIADVAREGGLVGFTSITRLDAGALDRIERYFVSEASKAPVWAFKGEWGGRSIRGGSRVIELDPLQATTAIMDIDKVVSLTPLPHAVANSRSIYEANSILNDRCVYTELNLEEDLASNPGLRAAEARSRGRRLLRRLGCRPLC; encoded by the coding sequence TTGAAGCGTATAGGGGATTTAGAAGACCTCGCCGACGCTAAGGTCCTGGTTTTCGGTGCAGGAGGAGGTGGAGATGCCCTCGGCGCCATACACCTCTACAGACGGCTGGAGAGGATTGGGGCGAGGCCTATACTGGGCAGCATCGTCTGGGAGAGGAGGGTTGTAGACCCAACCCCAGGGCCGATTCCGGTGGAGAGCATAATAGGGTCTCAGAAGATAGCAGAGCATGCCGCAATAGTTAGGGGCTGGGAGTATGTTGAGAGGGGGGGTGTGAGGTTCATCCCCCAGATAGTTAGGGCTTCTAGAGTGCTTGGCGTTGAGGCCGTGGCACTCGGAGTTGACGGGGGAGCCTTGGGCCTTGCAAACGCTCTCGAGACCCTGGAGGATTTCTACGGGCTCGACGCTATCATAGCCCTTGATTCCGGGGGCGACGCGCTTGCCCTGGGCTGCGAGGAGGACCTGTGGAGCCCGCTCGCAGATGCCGTCAGCCTCTCGTCCCTTAAGGAAGTTAACATTGGTGTGAAGCTCCTTGCAGTACACGGTTACGGCGTAGACGGTGAGCTACCTAGGAGCTACGTCCTCAAGAGGATAGCCGACGTTGCCAGAGAAGGGGGGTTGGTGGGCTTCACCAGCATAACAAGACTGGACGCAGGGGCTCTAGATAGGATTGAGCGTTATTTCGTGAGTGAAGCCTCGAAAGCCCCAGTCTGGGCTTTCAAGGGCGAGTGGGGGGGAAGGAGTATAAGGGGGGGTAGCAGGGTTATCGAGCTAGATCCTCTCCAGGCCACCACGGCAATAATGGATATAGATAAGGTGGTGTCACTAACTCCCCTCCCACACGCTGTGGCCAATAGTAGGAGCATCTACGAGGCTAACTCTATACTCAACGATAGGTGCGTCTATACTGAGCTCAACTTGGAGGAGGACCTCGCATCGAACCCTGGGTTGAGAGCAGCTGAGGCTAGAAGCAGGGGCAGGAGACTCCTTAGAAGGCTAGGTTGCAGGCCTCTCTGCTAG
- a CDS encoding DUF6290 family protein, with amino-acid sequence MRVVSFKIEEDLLELLEEYARRKNLTKSEIIRRALEKYLREKPDMKPYVGKVMKIYA; translated from the coding sequence GTGCGCGTCGTCAGTTTCAAGATAGAGGAGGATCTGCTGGAGCTGCTTGAAGAGTATGCTAGGAGGAAGAACCTGACTAAGAGTGAGATAATACGGAGGGCGCTTGAGAAGTATCTTAGGGAGAAGCCCGATATGAAGCCTTATGTAGGGAAGGTTATGAAAATATATGCCTAA